In the Topomyia yanbarensis strain Yona2022 chromosome 3, ASM3024719v1, whole genome shotgun sequence genome, one interval contains:
- the LOC131689702 gene encoding AP-2 complex subunit mu → MIGGLFVYNHKGEVLISRVYRDDIGRNAVDAFRVNVIHARQQVRSPVTNIARTSFFHIKRANIWLAAVTKQNVNAAMVFEFLLKIIDVMQSYFGKISEENIKNNFVLIYELLDEILDFGYPQNTDTGVLKTFITQQGIKTATKEEQAQITSQVTGQIGWRREGIKYRRNELFLDVLEYVNLLMSPQGQVLSAHVAGKVVMKSYLSGMPECKFGINDKIVMEAKGRSGISGNADNEVSRSGKPVVVIDDCQFHQCVKLSKFETEHSISFIPPDGEFELMRYRTTKDISLPFRVIPLVREVGRTKMEVKVVLKSNFKPSLLGQKIEVKIPTPLNTSGVQLICLKGKAKYKASENAIVWKIKRMAGMKETQLSAEIELLETDTKKKWTRPPISMNFEVPFAPSGFKVRYLKVFEPKLNYSDHDVIKWVRYIGRSGLYETRC, encoded by the exons ATGATAGGCGGACTGTTTGTTTATAATCACAAAGGAGAAGTGCTTATCTCCCGCGTGTACCGAGATGATATCGGCCGGAATGCGGTGGATGCTTTTCGGGTGAACGTTATTCACGCTCGGCAGCAGGTTCGTTCGCCGGTGACCAACATTGCTAGGACGAGCTTCTTTCATATCAAG AGAGCAAACATTTGGCTGGCTGCGGTCACGAAGCAAAATGTGAATGCCGCCATGGTATTCGAGTTTTTGTTGAAGATTATTGACGTAATGCAATCGTACTTTGGCAAAATCTCCGAGGAAAACATCAAAAACAACTTTGTACTGATCTATGAGTTGTTGGATG AAATTCTTGATTTCGGATACCCGCAAAACACTGATACCGGGGTCCTGAAGACGTTCATCACCCAGCAGGGCATTAAGACTGCAACGAAAGAGGAACAAGCGCAAATCACCTCCCAGGTTACTGGTCAAATCGGATGGCGTCGGGAAGGCATTAAATATCGCCGTAACGAGTTGTTCCTGGATGTCCTCGAGTACGTTAATTTGCTGATGAGTCCTCAGGGACAAGTTCTATCTGCTCACGTTGCCGGCAAGGTCGTTATGAAGTCGTACCTTTCAG GTATgccagaatgcaaatttggcATCAATGATAAGATTGTAATGGAAGCCAAAGGCCGCAGCGGTATCTCTGGAAATGCTGACAACGAGGTTTCTCGCTCGGGAAAGCCAGTGGTAGTGATCGATGACTGTCAGTTTCATCAGTGTGTCAAGTTGAGTAAATTCGAAACGGAACATTCGATCAGTTTTATTCCACCGGACGGTGAGTTCGAGCTGATGCGCTATCGAACGACTAAAGATATTTCGTTGCCATTCCGAGTGATTCCCCTGGTGCGTGAAGTGGGTCGCACGAAGATGGAAGTGAAGGTGGTGCTCAAATCGAATTTTAAACCATCACTGCTCGGACaaaagattgaggtgaaaattccGACGCCGTTGAACACGTCCGGAGTGCAGCTCATCTGTTTGAAGGGCAAGGCCAAATACAAGGCATCGGAAAATGCGATCGTGTGGAA AATAAAACGAATGGCTGGCATGAAGGAAACGCAACTCTCCGCCGAAATCGAACTGTTGGAAACGGATACTAAGAAGAAATGGACTCGGCcgccgatctcgatgaactttGAGGTTCCTTTTGCACCTTCCGGGTTCAAG GTGCGTTATCTGAAGGTATTCGAACCCAAGCTGAACTATTCGGATCACGATGTTATTAAATGGGTACGTTACATTGGCCGCAGCGGACTATACGAGACGCGATGTTAA